A DNA window from Loxodonta africana isolate mLoxAfr1 chromosome 7, mLoxAfr1.hap2, whole genome shotgun sequence contains the following coding sequences:
- the LOC100676774 gene encoding olfactory receptor 5P6-like: protein MDSLVDGNHTAVTEFILLGLTEDPTLRVTLFMVILCIYLVTVSGNLSTIILTGISSQLHHPMYVLLSHLAFSDIGYSSSVMSDMLVNFLVERYTISYLGWATQLGSVVFFGSAECCLLAAMAYDRFVAICNPLLYSTKMSTQVCVQLFSVAYYLCSGLPSFSIIVVTQFIIATSYVYILITILKMPSTQGCHKAFSTCTSHLTAVTLYSGTITFIYVMPKSSYSADQNKVVSVLYMVVIPTMNALIYSLRNNEMKAALKKQLGRKIFS, encoded by the exons ATGGATTCCCTGGTGGATGGGAACCACACTGCAGTGACAGAGTTCATTTTATTGGGCTTAACAGAAGATCCTACCCTTCGGGTCACCCTCTTCATGGTCATCCTGTGCATCTATCTGGTGACCGTATCTGGCAATCTCAGCACAATCATTCTGACCGGAATCTCTTCTCAGCTCCATCATCCTATGTATGTTTTGCTGAGCCACTTGGCTTTTTCTGACATAGGCTATTCATCTTCTGTCATGTCTGATATGCTTGTAAACTTCTTGGTGGAGAGATACACAATCTCCTACCTTGGATGGGCCACCCAGCTTGGTTCAGTTGTTTTCTTTGGGTCAGCTGAGTGCTGTCTTCTGGCtgccatggcctatgatcgctttGTAGcaatctgcaacccactgctttaTTCAACTAAAATGTCCACGCAAGTCTGTGTCCAGCTATTCTCTGTGGCTTAT TATCTCTGCAGTGGTCTCCCCTCATTTTCCATCATTGTGGTCACACAGTTTATCATAGCCACCTCCTATGTCTATATCCTCATCACCATCCTGAAGATGCCCTCCACCCAGGGCTgccacaaggccttctccacctgcaccTCCCACCTCACTGCAGTCACTCTGTACTCTGGGACCATTACATTCATTTATGTGATGCCCAAGTCCAGCTACTCTGCTGACCAGAACAAGGTGGTGTCTGTGCTCTACATGGTGGTGATCCCCACAATGAACGCCCTCATCTACAGTCTCAGGAATAATGAGATGAAGGCTGCTCTCAAGAAACAGCTtggtagaaaaatattttcttaa